Proteins from one Sulfurovum sp. TSL1 genomic window:
- a CDS encoding DoxX family protein — MSENIGKLILRLMVGGMMLFHGIDKALHGVNFIKGILKSHGLPEILVYGVYVGEILAPIFLILGWKSRVWAGVIVLNMTAAVYLTKIGLFFKLGDQGSWALELPMLYLLSALSIVLLGSGKYAMMRD, encoded by the coding sequence ATGTCAGAGAATATAGGAAAACTCATATTACGTTTAATGGTCGGGGGAATGATGCTTTTTCACGGTATCGATAAAGCATTGCATGGAGTGAACTTTATCAAAGGGATATTGAAGTCTCATGGGTTACCTGAAATACTAGTATATGGTGTCTATGTGGGAGAGATACTCGCACCGATCTTTTTGATCTTGGGGTGGAAAAGCAGGGTTTGGGCAGGAGTGATCGTGCTCAATATGACAGCGGCTGTCTATTTAACGAAAATAGGACTGTTTTTCAAACTCGGAGACCAAGGATCCTGGGCATTGGAATTACCGATGCTCTATCTTTTGAGTGCATTGTCTATTGTCCTCTTGGGCTCCGGAAAATATGCAATGATGAGAGATTAG
- a CDS encoding bifunctional methionine sulfoxide reductase B/A protein, which translates to MLCLVATGLIAEVLEPWSTKLNSLTPFEKHVIIDKGTERAFSGKYVYTIEDGTYTCKVCGAPLYRSDDKLESHCGWPSFDDAIPGAIKEVPDADGQRTEIVCTNCSAHLGHVFQGEGFTDKNVRHCVNSVALNFDKKKETVTTLKKAYFSGGCFWGVEYYLEKIDGVKEVTSGFMGGHVKDPGYYDVVRKDTGHLETVEVVYDPSKVSYETLAKTFFEIHDPTQVDGQGPDIGNQYLSAIFVSNTEERKTIERLIGILEKKGFNIATKVLPKTPFYRAEAYHQDYYERKGSKPYCHRRIKRF; encoded by the coding sequence ATGCTATGTCTGGTAGCAACAGGGCTTATCGCAGAAGTGTTGGAGCCGTGGAGCACCAAATTAAACAGCTTAACACCCTTTGAGAAACATGTGATCATAGATAAAGGCACGGAACGTGCTTTTTCGGGAAAATATGTCTATACCATAGAGGATGGCACCTATACCTGTAAAGTATGTGGCGCACCGCTTTACAGGTCAGATGACAAATTGGAATCTCACTGCGGATGGCCAAGTTTTGATGATGCGATACCCGGAGCGATCAAAGAAGTCCCAGATGCAGACGGTCAACGTACGGAGATCGTGTGTACCAATTGCAGTGCCCATTTGGGACATGTATTTCAGGGTGAAGGGTTTACGGACAAAAATGTGCGTCACTGTGTCAACTCCGTTGCTCTTAACTTTGACAAAAAGAAAGAGACCGTCACAACATTGAAAAAGGCCTATTTTTCCGGCGGATGTTTTTGGGGCGTGGAGTATTATCTTGAAAAGATCGATGGGGTCAAAGAGGTGACTTCGGGTTTCATGGGAGGTCATGTAAAAGATCCGGGTTACTATGATGTGGTACGTAAGGATACCGGGCACTTAGAAACCGTTGAAGTGGTCTATGATCCCTCAAAAGTCTCTTATGAAACACTGGCAAAAACTTTTTTTGAGATCCATGATCCTACACAGGTGGATGGACAGGGGCCCGACATTGGGAATCAATACCTCTCTGCTATCTTTGTCAGTAACACAGAAGAGCGTAAAACGATCGAACGTTTGATCGGTATCCTGGAGAAGAAAGGCTTCAATATAGCCACGAAGGTTCTGCCTAAAACACCTTTTTACCGTGCAGAGGCATACCATCAGGATTACTATGAACGTAAAGGCTCAAAGCCTTATTGTCATAGAAGAATTAAGCGGTTCTAG
- a CDS encoding globin → MNFSSSSLDFSILPYQEGVNPPVTKPNPEFLTDIGEEGMRALLDRFYMGLFESPIKDLFPDDKEEMKKAAQHSADFFIQICGGPTYFNQNRGAPQMRGRHAPFAITPNARLHWLVTFEEALQPIIEQKLSSEENIQSFWNYINVFSMWMINTRD, encoded by the coding sequence ATGAATTTTAGTAGCTCATCTTTAGATTTCTCTATACTCCCCTACCAGGAAGGGGTGAACCCTCCTGTCACCAAACCCAATCCTGAATTCTTAACAGACATAGGAGAAGAAGGGATGCGTGCATTGCTTGATAGATTTTATATGGGTCTTTTTGAAAGTCCGATCAAAGATCTCTTCCCGGATGACAAAGAAGAGATGAAAAAAGCTGCACAACACTCGGCAGACTTTTTCATACAGATCTGTGGAGGCCCTACCTACTTTAACCAAAACCGTGGGGCACCGCAAATGAGGGGGAGACATGCGCCCTTCGCGATCACGCCTAATGCAAGACTGCATTGGCTGGTTACTTTTGAAGAGGCGCTGCAGCCTATCATAGAGCAGAAGTTAAGCTCTGAAGAGAATATACAGAGCTTCTGGAACTATATTAATGTTTTTTCTATGTGGATGATCAATACCCGAGACTAG
- a CDS encoding M48 family metallopeptidase — protein sequence MSLLPHYTHIVNPKLKHIYLSFDDEGNLVIKSPKVAQQKIEQLLLKKSSWINHARKKIQQKKGKPLDFSSGAEVYFMGKVYPLTLVQHHKKRTHLDFDGEVFTLFYHAYDEKLFQTHLDRFYKTEAQKHIPSHVAFWAEKMCLSPANVRFRKTKRQWGSCSGKNVLSFNTMMMKLPHDVIQYIIVHELAHIRHKHHQKAFWQLVENYLPEYKQQVAELKNYMT from the coding sequence ATGAGTCTTTTGCCACACTATACCCATATCGTGAACCCTAAACTCAAGCATATTTATCTTAGTTTTGATGACGAGGGGAACCTCGTGATCAAATCTCCCAAGGTCGCACAACAAAAAATAGAACAGCTCTTGCTTAAAAAGTCCTCCTGGATCAACCATGCCAGAAAGAAGATACAGCAGAAGAAAGGGAAACCCTTGGACTTTTCCAGTGGCGCAGAGGTCTATTTCATGGGGAAGGTCTATCCTCTGACACTGGTACAACATCATAAAAAAAGAACGCATCTTGATTTTGACGGGGAAGTATTTACGCTTTTCTACCATGCCTATGATGAAAAACTATTTCAAACACATCTCGATAGATTCTACAAAACAGAGGCACAGAAACATATTCCATCTCATGTAGCATTCTGGGCAGAAAAGATGTGCCTTTCCCCCGCAAATGTACGGTTTCGAAAAACCAAACGTCAGTGGGGAAGCTGCAGCGGGAAAAATGTTTTGAGTTTTAACACGATGATGATGAAACTTCCCCATGATGTGATACAATACATCATTGTACACGAACTGGCACATATCAGGCACAAACACCATCAAAAAGCTTTTTGGCAACTGGTTGAAAACTATCTGCCTGAGTATAAGCAACAGGTCGCTGAACTCAAAAACTATATGACGTAA
- a CDS encoding tetratricopeptide repeat protein, which yields MFEPIKKLIIKQLIEEISILDATNIELVGHNIVSYIESKRLIHHGINKDYMPSGYTVDSFSNNSEIVVEYSTEKGYFKDQSPKGTTPAKYEKIEKDINHAIAHKPPTGPTKIYLISTQEEPPSFRAKFNNTSIYQSYGSKIIIYDARELAKFIYEQSVESYENAECYKQFFPTFAQNLDNYEYYGTVPAQCEKHISEPIILRTIKDHFTDGNQLCVLNGVSGAGKTQAVIDYIHAENSNFENILWISADDWKQDTSLHSVKRSRGGIPINIAGSFNTSKTLLIIDNLDRTINITQLQELNEGFTKGSLVLITSQLSDIGNKSYLSIPILSHDIAMQILGEDSLNPSERCEEIVNACSFSPLILSIISNIINTEKNLSRNDLYAVVLSDPDAITSKDGLSIMSKILGKLNDKILEALKKIANSGSYQHDSNFLNYFIGILHRQNLQKLSILLQTNIPGILKVHDLIAKAVQDNLNTNDVSTSIAEYINKDNIEMSPSVLREIHLCYTQLCEENKRLGDREPDWITYALLQVEGEAKENIYRNIYKKDILKVENIASLLCIIDAKETHAYSIEDKDERSSYYEQCADEYQKGIETFQDEDFKAELLHHRGKALRRYKRFDEALECFTQVLKLRPNWHATFGQIAHLGTQYGVKESVEECGEAAMRDLVNFMIEDFSIVPLRVSLGALARLRSYHKLKNDVASDEEKVIALANVITISALEGLDQFYEAYVSFTSMFGYQYPKVCVELAETLPEMFTMPPEAIDKYQWVSACEALTNTAIAAKFSGKMELFNKMSHASIVFADKISNKKELNSFVARAIAKAYIEAEKPQLAINAIEKVSEKDINHWLLYRKAEALLKLKDPSALDVANDALELALEDEKARNNLSSYYDLKRQCYEKDAKIPEALTEAKNAVEHCKDGKYKSTLESTLVRLAGLST from the coding sequence ATGTTTGAACCTATAAAAAAACTGATCATAAAACAATTGATTGAAGAAATAAGCATCCTTGATGCAACCAATATTGAACTTGTTGGACACAATATAGTTTCATATATTGAATCAAAAAGGTTGATTCATCATGGTATCAATAAAGACTATATGCCAAGTGGTTATACGGTTGATAGTTTTTCTAATAATTCGGAGATTGTTGTTGAGTACAGTACTGAAAAAGGATATTTCAAGGATCAATCCCCAAAAGGCACTACTCCAGCAAAATATGAAAAGATTGAAAAGGATATTAATCATGCTATCGCACACAAGCCACCCACTGGACCTACAAAAATATATTTAATTAGTACGCAAGAGGAACCGCCCTCTTTTCGAGCTAAATTTAATAATACATCAATTTATCAATCTTATGGGTCTAAAATAATTATTTATGATGCTCGTGAACTTGCAAAGTTTATATACGAACAATCTGTTGAGAGTTATGAAAATGCAGAATGCTACAAACAATTTTTTCCTACTTTTGCACAGAATCTTGATAATTACGAATACTATGGAACAGTTCCAGCACAGTGCGAAAAACATATTTCTGAACCAATTATATTACGTACGATAAAAGATCATTTTACAGATGGAAATCAGCTATGTGTACTTAATGGAGTTAGTGGTGCAGGGAAAACACAAGCTGTTATTGACTATATCCATGCTGAAAATTCAAATTTTGAAAATATTCTCTGGATTTCTGCTGATGACTGGAAGCAGGATACTTCACTACATTCTGTTAAAAGAAGCCGAGGTGGGATTCCCATTAATATTGCAGGGTCATTCAACACATCGAAAACTCTTCTTATAATTGACAATTTAGATAGGACTATAAATATTACACAACTTCAAGAACTTAACGAAGGTTTTACTAAAGGCAGTCTCGTACTTATTACATCACAACTATCAGATATAGGTAATAAGTCTTATTTATCAATTCCAATATTGTCTCACGATATTGCAATGCAAATCCTTGGTGAAGACTCCTTAAATCCTTCTGAAAGATGTGAAGAGATAGTAAACGCATGTAGTTTTTCTCCTCTTATACTTTCCATAATAAGCAATATCATTAATACAGAAAAAAACCTTTCTAGAAATGATTTGTATGCAGTAGTGTTATCTGATCCTGATGCTATTACATCGAAAGATGGTTTATCAATTATGAGCAAAATATTAGGAAAGCTCAACGATAAGATATTAGAAGCACTTAAAAAAATAGCTAACTCAGGTTCATACCAGCACGATTCTAATTTTCTAAATTATTTTATTGGAATTTTACATCGACAAAATCTTCAAAAACTCTCAATATTACTCCAAACAAATATTCCAGGCATCCTCAAGGTCCATGATCTCATAGCAAAAGCTGTTCAAGACAATTTAAACACTAATGATGTCTCTACTTCGATCGCAGAATATATTAATAAAGATAATATAGAAATGTCGCCGAGTGTTCTAAGAGAGATTCATCTTTGCTATACACAACTTTGTGAAGAAAATAAACGTCTTGGAGATCGTGAACCTGATTGGATTACTTATGCACTACTTCAAGTTGAAGGAGAAGCTAAAGAAAATATTTACAGAAATATCTATAAAAAAGATATATTGAAAGTAGAGAACATTGCATCTCTCTTATGTATTATAGATGCCAAAGAAACTCATGCGTATTCGATTGAAGATAAAGATGAACGTTCTTCATATTATGAACAATGTGCGGATGAATATCAAAAAGGAATAGAAACTTTTCAAGACGAAGACTTTAAAGCTGAATTACTTCATCATCGAGGTAAGGCTTTACGAAGATATAAAAGATTTGATGAAGCTCTTGAGTGTTTTACACAAGTATTGAAGTTAAGACCAAATTGGCATGCCACTTTTGGACAAATTGCTCACCTTGGCACTCAATATGGCGTAAAGGAATCAGTCGAAGAATGTGGTGAAGCAGCAATGCGAGATCTAGTGAATTTTATGATTGAAGATTTTTCAATTGTGCCACTGCGTGTTTCACTGGGTGCTCTTGCACGCTTGCGATCCTACCATAAACTTAAAAATGATGTTGCATCAGATGAAGAGAAGGTCATTGCACTTGCAAATGTCATTACGATATCAGCACTTGAAGGACTAGATCAGTTTTACGAAGCATATGTTTCATTTACCTCTATGTTTGGATACCAATATCCTAAAGTTTGTGTAGAACTCGCAGAAACACTCCCAGAAATGTTCACTATGCCACCAGAAGCGATAGATAAGTATCAGTGGGTTAGTGCATGTGAAGCACTTACAAACACTGCAATCGCAGCAAAATTTTCTGGGAAAATGGAATTATTTAACAAAATGTCCCATGCCAGTATCGTCTTTGCAGATAAAATCAGTAATAAAAAGGAATTAAATTCATTCGTTGCACGTGCAATAGCGAAAGCCTATATCGAAGCTGAAAAACCACAGTTGGCTATTAATGCCATTGAAAAAGTATCTGAAAAGGATATTAACCATTGGTTACTGTATCGAAAAGCTGAAGCACTTTTAAAACTAAAAGATCCTAGCGCACTCGATGTAGCCAATGATGCACTTGAATTAGCACTTGAAGATGAAAAGGCGAGAAATAATCTGTCATCCTATTATGATTTAAAGCGACAATGCTATGAGAAAGATGCAAAGATTCCAGAAGCTTTAACTGAGGCCAAAAATGCTGTCGAACACTGCAAAGATGGAAAATATAAATCGACTCTAGAAAGTACTTTAGTACGACTCGCAGGATTATCGACATAA
- a CDS encoding DUF2779 domain-containing protein — MTLSKSLYTRAVQCPKSLWLKKYKPEVLTLPDTSVQAILETGSEVGEVAHGLFPNGCKVQYDTNFEAMAALTRQWIEEGVETIFEATFIADGLLVMVDILCVTEDGLELYEVKSSTEMKDIYYHDVAFQVYVLQKLGYTVNHTYLMHINSDYVRGDELDLDGLFTIEALNDTVYQMQGSVDENIEEIFAYLLDQYNEPDIDIGKQCKNPYVCDAMEYCWKVQRGIPDYSIFNIFNLGSKKQVELYEQGIVDINDMPDDFDMTAKQAQAVRDYKSGEMHIDQEAIAAFLSRLSYPIYHLDFETFQQAIPQWRGISPFMQIPFQYSLHIEHENGRLEHCEFLAGDGSDPRMLLALKLCEDIPVDATVLAYNMSFEKGVIRKLAQEYETLSPHLLVVHENIIDLMIPFQQKYYVTPSMKGSYSIKYVLPALVPEMEQAYKALDGVKNGGEAMQAFANLSKLDAAEKEKKRQALLAYCKLDTLAMVKILEKLKEVNKKEQR; from the coding sequence ATGACCCTCTCCAAATCCCTATACACTCGTGCTGTCCAATGCCCAAAATCCCTTTGGCTCAAAAAATACAAGCCAGAGGTGTTGACACTTCCAGATACATCGGTACAGGCAATTTTAGAAACGGGTAGTGAAGTAGGTGAAGTGGCTCATGGCTTATTTCCAAACGGTTGTAAAGTACAGTATGATACCAACTTTGAAGCTATGGCAGCTTTGACCAGACAATGGATAGAAGAGGGGGTAGAGACCATCTTTGAAGCTACGTTTATAGCTGATGGGCTTTTGGTTATGGTAGATATACTTTGTGTTACAGAGGATGGACTGGAGCTTTATGAGGTGAAAAGTTCTACAGAGATGAAAGATATTTACTATCATGATGTTGCTTTTCAGGTCTATGTACTTCAAAAGCTTGGATATACGGTCAATCATACCTATCTTATGCATATAAACAGTGATTACGTCAGGGGTGATGAACTCGATCTAGATGGGCTATTCACCATAGAAGCACTTAATGATACGGTCTATCAAATGCAAGGTAGTGTAGATGAAAATATAGAAGAGATATTTGCCTATCTGTTAGACCAATACAATGAACCTGACATAGATATAGGTAAACAGTGTAAAAACCCTTATGTGTGCGATGCGATGGAGTACTGCTGGAAAGTACAAAGGGGTATCCCTGATTACTCCATTTTTAATATCTTTAACCTTGGAAGTAAAAAACAGGTTGAACTCTACGAACAAGGTATCGTAGATATCAATGATATGCCCGATGATTTTGACATGACAGCCAAACAAGCACAGGCGGTTAGAGACTACAAGTCAGGAGAAATGCACATAGATCAGGAAGCTATAGCGGCATTTTTAAGTCGTCTTAGCTACCCCATCTACCATTTGGACTTTGAGACCTTTCAGCAGGCGATACCCCAATGGAGAGGTATCAGTCCCTTTATGCAGATACCTTTTCAGTATTCGTTGCATATAGAGCATGAAAATGGCAGACTTGAACACTGTGAGTTTCTGGCAGGAGATGGCAGTGACCCAAGAATGTTACTCGCTCTTAAACTTTGTGAAGATATACCCGTAGATGCAACAGTACTGGCTTACAATATGAGCTTTGAAAAAGGTGTTATACGCAAATTGGCACAAGAGTATGAAACGTTAAGTCCACATTTGTTAGTGGTACACGAGAACATCATAGACCTCATGATCCCATTTCAACAAAAGTACTATGTTACACCAAGTATGAAGGGAAGCTATTCTATAAAGTACGTACTACCTGCACTCGTGCCAGAAATGGAGCAGGCATATAAAGCACTTGATGGAGTAAAAAACGGAGGAGAAGCCATGCAGGCATTTGCTAATCTTTCGAAGCTTGATGCGGCAGAAAAAGAGAAGAAGAGACAGGCACTTTTGGCATACTGCAAGCTTGATACACTGGCGATGGTAAAGATTTTAGAAAAATTGAAAGAAGTTAATAAAAAAGAGCAAAGATGA
- a CDS encoding toxin-antitoxin system YwqK family antitoxin, which translates to MKKLSFFLTIFALLLLNGCQGPGLSGGKVQKEYYTGGQIRSEFIMNDNTGQNGVRKEYGYDGHVLAVIPIRNGVPHGLATGYDPKGRVLSKVNYINGKKDGLYEAYYPNGDVMVSYTYVNGVKEGPAQTYSKDGSIYRRVIYSQDKIVN; encoded by the coding sequence ATGAAAAAATTATCTTTCTTTCTTACTATTTTTGCACTTCTTCTTTTAAATGGCTGCCAGGGACCCGGTCTTTCAGGGGGAAAAGTACAAAAAGAATACTATACGGGTGGGCAGATACGCTCTGAATTTATTATGAATGATAACACGGGTCAAAATGGTGTCCGTAAAGAGTATGGGTATGACGGTCATGTACTTGCGGTTATACCTATACGGAATGGTGTACCCCATGGCCTTGCAACAGGGTATGATCCAAAAGGCCGCGTACTTTCAAAAGTCAATTATATCAATGGGAAAAAAGACGGTTTATATGAAGCATATTACCCCAATGGTGATGTGATGGTATCGTACACTTATGTGAATGGTGTCAAAGAGGGGCCGGCACAAACCTATAGCAAAGATGGTTCTATCTATAGAAGAGTGATCTACAGTCAAGACAAAATCGTCAATTGA
- a CDS encoding EAL domain-containing protein, producing MNKEQLGSFIHDKKIYNSSSLLIQVYSAVVDKTFISSLISELTYFLPDAAIIGATTDGEIMDGKVSSGKVVLSFSQFEYTTLKVASVEHKVNGYDSGQYLAKALITDETKLLIAFTNGLHTNGEEFLNGITSIDANVIVAGGHAGDNSHFTQTYVFTKEQVISKGAVGVTLNSRHLHVHTDYSFHWHPIGNELTITKAEGNRVYTINGKSAVDTYAYYLGEDIAKGLPGIGVEFPLIVNRNGSNVSRACIAKENDGSLIVGGNLYTGDKVRIGYGNVKEILQQSQTILNRTARKPSEGIFIYSYMTRRHFMGDEVESEIFPLQQISPVSGFFTYGAFFSADHKNLFKQTMTLVSLSENDQIPKSMPDCQPQHVAINTTSIEALIHLIHVTSEEAREQTRALQQSNQTNQELKERMELALMGSNDGVWDWNILEDTVYFSPRWKEIIGYADNELPNEVSTWDDRIHPDDAEKAWKDVYKNVNRETEYYENIHRLKHKDGHWVWIHDRGKVQFDAEGKAVRMIGTHTDITEQKENELQLLHQAQMIQQTHEAINTTDLKGYINEWNKGSELLFGYTAEEVLGKHISLLFPDDTYEPFVKHIPELMEKEEYLTTLTLMKKSHEKVLIDLSLSLLKDTNGSDIGIVGYLRDITERKKTEEALHYQAHHDALTGLPNRVLFMDRLEQGIQKAKRHKEGLAVFFIDLDKFKHINDSLGHSVGDEVLKIIAKRLQDIIRKEDTLARLSGDEFTIIMEELRDPNDTSLLGEKILKTLAEAILIHDQKLYVSGSVGISFYPQDATDAQSLLKYADTAMYRAKEEGRNNYQYYAPQMTELALKRILMQTSLRQAIDNEEFMIYYQPQIKASTNILIGVEVLIRWNHPTLGVLMPDDFIPTAEESGMIAEIDQWVMKTAMPQISQWYKEGLNPGVLGLNISIMQLDKINFLQQVEASLQSNDFDPAWLELEITESQMIKRPDEVITKLHQINALGIGISIDDFGTGYSSLSLLKRLPINRLKIDRSFVRDIPEDEEDVAIVKAIIALAKSLKLDLIAEGVETSEQKAFLIDHGCTNIQGHYFSRPLTTEEMHALLLTHKE from the coding sequence CTCTTCAGGGAAAGTCGTTCTTAGTTTCAGTCAGTTTGAGTATACGACACTGAAAGTAGCATCTGTAGAACATAAGGTCAACGGCTATGATAGTGGGCAATACTTGGCAAAAGCGTTGATCACCGATGAGACTAAGCTGCTCATTGCTTTTACCAATGGTCTGCATACCAATGGAGAAGAGTTCCTCAATGGCATCACCTCTATAGATGCGAACGTGATTGTTGCAGGAGGTCATGCCGGGGACAACAGTCACTTTACACAGACCTATGTTTTCACCAAAGAACAGGTCATCTCAAAAGGTGCTGTTGGAGTTACGCTGAACAGCCGGCACTTACATGTACATACAGACTATAGCTTTCACTGGCACCCTATCGGAAATGAATTGACCATTACAAAAGCTGAAGGCAACCGCGTCTATACCATCAATGGGAAAAGTGCCGTAGATACCTATGCCTATTATCTGGGAGAAGATATCGCCAAAGGTCTGCCCGGTATCGGTGTCGAATTTCCCCTGATCGTCAATCGTAACGGTTCCAATGTGTCACGTGCATGTATAGCAAAAGAGAATGATGGATCATTGATCGTTGGAGGTAATTTGTACACAGGAGACAAAGTACGGATCGGATACGGAAATGTCAAAGAGATCTTGCAACAGTCACAAACCATTCTCAACCGTACTGCCCGTAAACCCTCTGAAGGCATTTTTATCTACTCATACATGACACGCAGACACTTTATGGGTGACGAAGTCGAGTCTGAAATATTCCCGCTTCAACAGATCTCTCCCGTATCCGGTTTTTTCACGTATGGAGCGTTTTTTAGTGCAGATCACAAAAATCTCTTTAAACAAACCATGACCCTGGTATCGTTAAGTGAAAATGATCAGATCCCTAAATCTATGCCGGATTGTCAACCGCAGCACGTTGCTATCAATACGACTTCTATAGAAGCATTGATCCATCTGATCCATGTGACCAGCGAAGAGGCACGGGAGCAAACCAGAGCACTCCAACAGAGCAATCAAACCAACCAGGAACTGAAAGAGCGTATGGAATTGGCCCTTATGGGAAGCAATGACGGGGTTTGGGATTGGAATATTCTTGAGGATACCGTCTATTTTTCTCCTCGTTGGAAAGAGATCATTGGCTATGCAGACAATGAGCTTCCCAATGAAGTGTCGACCTGGGATGACCGTATTCACCCTGATGACGCTGAAAAGGCATGGAAAGATGTCTATAAAAATGTCAATCGAGAAACAGAATATTATGAAAATATCCATAGACTGAAACATAAAGACGGACATTGGGTATGGATCCATGACAGAGGGAAAGTACAGTTTGATGCAGAGGGTAAAGCTGTCCGCATGATAGGTACCCATACAGACATTACAGAACAAAAAGAGAATGAACTTCAGCTATTGCATCAGGCGCAGATGATCCAACAGACACATGAAGCGATCAACACCACAGACCTGAAAGGATACATTAATGAATGGAATAAAGGGTCTGAACTTCTTTTTGGCTATACCGCAGAGGAAGTACTGGGCAAACATATATCTCTGTTATTCCCGGATGACACCTATGAGCCATTTGTCAAACATATTCCTGAACTGATGGAGAAGGAAGAGTACCTCACTACCTTGACACTTATGAAAAAATCTCACGAGAAAGTTCTCATAGACCTCTCACTTTCCCTTCTTAAGGATACTAACGGTTCGGATATAGGTATCGTAGGATACCTTCGAGATATCACCGAGCGTAAAAAAACGGAGGAAGCCCTACACTACCAGGCACACCATGATGCCCTTACGGGTCTTCCAAACCGTGTACTGTTCATGGACCGTCTGGAACAAGGGATCCAAAAAGCAAAACGGCACAAAGAGGGACTGGCGGTCTTTTTTATTGATCTGGACAAATTTAAACATATTAATGATTCACTGGGACATAGCGTAGGAGACGAGGTGCTAAAGATCATTGCAAAACGCCTCCAGGATATTATTCGGAAAGAAGATACTTTGGCCCGATTGAGCGGTGATGAATTCACCATTATTATGGAGGAGTTAAGAGATCCGAATGATACATCCCTTTTGGGAGAAAAAATTCTCAAAACATTGGCTGAGGCTATCCTGATACATGATCAAAAACTCTATGTTTCGGGAAGTGTGGGTATCAGTTTTTATCCGCAGGATGCCACAGATGCCCAGTCTCTTCTCAAATATGCCGATACTGCTATGTACAGAGCAAAAGAAGAAGGCAGGAACAACTACCAGTACTATGCACCACAGATGACCGAACTCGCCTTGAAACGTATACTGATGCAGACGAGCCTGCGTCAAGCCATCGATAATGAAGAGTTTATGATCTATTATCAGCCCCAGATCAAGGCATCTACAAATATATTGATAGGTGTAGAGGTCCTTATACGATGGAACCACCCGACCCTGGGGGTTCTCATGCCCGATGACTTCATCCCTACGGCCGAAGAGAGCGGGATGATAGCGGAAATCGATCAGTGGGTCATGAAAACTGCCATGCCGCAGATCTCTCAATGGTATAAAGAGGGATTGAACCCGGGGGTACTTGGACTGAACATTTCTATCATGCAGCTAGATAAAATCAATTTTCTTCAACAGGTCGAAGCATCACTTCAAAGCAATGATTTTGATCCAGCCTGGTTGGAATTGGAGATCACTGAAAGCCAGATGATCAAAAGACCTGATGAGGTCATTACCAAACTGCATCAGATCAATGCTTTGGGTATAGGGATCTCTATTGATGATTTTGGAACAGGGTACTCCTCTTTGTCATTATTGAAACGTTTACCGATCAACAGGCTCAAAATTGACCGCTCTTTTGTCAGAGATATCCCGGAGGATGAAGAAGATGTCGCGATTGTCAAAGCCATTATTGCACTGGCAAAAAGTCTTAAACTTGATCTTATCGCTGAAGGGGTAGAAACATCTGAACAAAAAGCGTTCCTGATCGACCATGGATGTACCAATATCCAAGGCCACTATTTCAGTCGCCCACTCACAACAGAAGAGATGCATGCCCTGCTTTTAACACACAAAGAATGA